CAAGCGGGAACACTATAAATACTGACatttcataataaaaatgaGTAACTGTATTATAGAAATATCTAATAAAGTTTTAAGACTGAATGCTCAAGTGAAGATGAAAGGTATTTACGACTGTAATGATACATCATTCCACATAATTGCAAGAAGAagtatatttctattttcatatgTTAATGGAAATATGGAAAATTGGTTCTCCGAATTTTCATTGaaactgatttaattttgaCTGGTTTTTTGTTCATTGTCCATGTATCCCAGTGAATCCCAGTTGCAAGAAATCTACCTGTGTAGCGATGAACACCATTAAGATTTGCAAGGCCACATTTGTTGAACCACCATCCAGTGTTATCACTGAAGTTACTGCAGCTCTTTACAGGCTGTCCTTTAATAGTGCACACTGGCCTGCATCCATCATTATCAACATCAGAAGTACTGAAAGGCATGGAATTTTGGTTATCTTCTTTTCTATATCCTCTAAATGCATCACCTAAGTAAAACAGATAGAACaataaaaagttatttacaGGGAAACTTTCTTACTTGATGCACACCTCACAAATTTTTGCTCTGAATTTATTAGAAAAGTAGAAGTCTTCAAAAGCAGTTCAAAAGGACCAGATAATGAGCTGTAAAAGTGCTGAAGatgcaggggggaaaaaaaggaataaaatactgagaaaaatggaagaagttgaaaatcaatgaaaatctttatatttttgttgcttttagcAATGCATGCTGGCTATGAAGGTAAAGGCTTCTGTTCTcaaagacagaggaagaaaagacaaaagtaaacaaaaaggATTGTAACTTCAGATTTTCCAGTAACATTCCCAAAGCCCTAGAGTGAGTCATGAAACAAGATGGAATTGTTAAAACATAAAGGTCAATTATAACTGGCTCTGCTGTCTTACTAAAGAACTCACTGAAGAAATagtgtttttcaaaaatacctTTAGAGAGTAACTATTTTGTTGATAATAAGAATTCTTGCATAACACGGAAAAAAGCAGTAAGACATGATGCAATACTTATTGCAAATCCTTGCATGCTTAGTATATTTATGCTATTAAGGCAGGtctggaattaatttctgtctaTGTATCACCCAGCAACTGTTCCACACTGTAGGCAAACTTTATTTCACTCAGTTTCTTTCTCTATCCTTTGTACATGACTATCTGGGCACTTCTGAGTTCTCCAAAGCATCATCAGGAAGACTGACACTAACATCAGCACATCTATGATAAGATAATGGGCATCTAAATAATTGTACCATTTGGTAAATAAACATTAacacccaaaaaatcccttatttattttaaatatttccattcctttttatattattattattccagGAGTGTTTATTCAATTATTCCATTAAAGACATTGAAATGATAAAGCAATTTCCTGCTATGTAAAGATTAATGTTGGCATAACTGATCACCATACTATTGAAAATTTATCTGCGTAAGTGTTCATTATATACCAGAGAAAAACAcactagaaataaaattttgaagttAATTATTGTTcttttgaatgcattttttcttattaaaaaggGAACAACAACCTTTAAATACATCAAAGATGGAAGTTCTTACCAGCATTTCCTGAATAATGCCCCAAATGGAGTTTAAAAGCACATGTTTCATCCTCTATCCAAAATCCATCATATGATGCATAGGCATGCTTGTCATTTTCTGATTCCAAATCCACATAAAGACTGAAATGAGTGGCTTTTTGATTTACTATGTCAAAAATCTTCCTCAGTCCAAGCCAAAATTCTCCTTAAAGAGAAATATAATATATAGTCTAGAAATGGAAACTGTAACagaaaaagtgattttcttggttttttcctttccttcctgaaCCAAATGTAATAAAAGTTGCATGATAGGCTTACATTCCTTTGAAAGACTAATGAAGGAACAGAGTAATCCTTCCTACTTCCTTAGGAAATCCATGTAAAGGATTCCCATGTAtgcatcatcttttttttctctgtgaaattttttagaaaattgtCCAGATAATCGATTTCAAATATTCATCTGCAATGTATCTTAGAAGACCACAAAACCTGGCTGTGCTAAAGATCCACTTGCATGAACAGAATTCAGTAGCACTCTTAAGGGCGATACTGAGAAATGATAAATGGTAGCATTttatgaaatgcaaaaaaaatgcaaaccctATTCTTGAAATTTAAGCCCTGTTCTCAAGATTTGCTGCCTCCATAAATCACACTTGTAGCCTCATTTGAGCTGCACTTTTTGTACAGAAAAGCTGTGTGCTTCCATTGCAATACCAGATAAACTCCTGAAAAAGCAAATGGATTTAGACTTGAGGGATTAAAGGTGGCAATAAAGAATTAATATCACAGTTGTGTTGGTATTAgctactgaaatatttctgttgtttatAATTTTGCATGCCCTATGGTGAAATACtattgatttttctctgctccaacgaaatattttgcaaatgtaATTCAAACCAACAAAggcactttttttaaaaactgaaaggagaggaaatataatctataaattatttcaggcaGAAAAGATAGTATTTTAAACACTCTTGTGAGACTGCAATAGCTAAAGACTCTAGTGGGGTAATAGTCATTATTGGGAAGATCACACAACAGactagatgaaaaaaaatccataagcaaaaataaaacttttaagaaACAAGAACTTTATACTACTAAAACTACCACACAATTTAGTGGAATGTAGCTCACATAAAAGCAGGAGTAATGTTTGTTCCAAAGCACTTTAGAGTATTTAAAATTGATACCATTAAGGTCACCAAATCCATCCAGATATTCAGACCATGTTCTCTGAAACTGAACGATTCCATCAGTTCTTTTCTGAACAACAGTCCATCCACCTCCTCGAAAATCCATGTCACACAAAACCTAAAATAGACATAGATATGATTAAGCATTCTTGAAACAgtttttatgaagaaaacaattaaataaagGTGGACTATTCAGAATTTTGCTAAGTAACATACTTTTCAAGTATCTTTAAAAAGAgctctaagaaaataaaaaaatgaagctgcatTATTTTCTTACATATTCCTGTTGAACTGTTTGATTTGGATATTTCTTCAACCAGTAGAAATGGCTGTGTATTTCTGTTCATAACACATAATAAATAAGCTTTGATAAATGTCACTGTAACATTCATAGCATGAAAGGGAAGCAACTTGCAATGTCATGTATTAATCAGGCAAAATATCATCAATACAGGCAGCAACACTGAATAAacttttatttcagcaaagcaaaatagACACAACTTCTTATATGTTCTCCCTCACCATCATGCCTTCTTCCAGAGAATACTGTGTTTGTGGTGCCTGGGAAATTTAGAGCCTTTAATAAGGGtgaggaaatggaaaacagtgatagcaatAACCCAGCAATAACAATAATTTGCAGCAGCAAAAACCTCTACATAAGAAGTGGCCCCAATCCAGGGAAGTCCCAATGTGAACGTATAACTGCCTGCAACTGAGCAGTACCACTGAATACTCTCAGATCAATGCTCAGATTTATGAGTATGAGTCTTTGCTAAAATTTGTGCCCAACAGTATGTCAAATGGCAGTGGTCCAGCTgccatctgctctgctttggaaTATCACATTATGTGGCATGTTTTCTCCTCAGCCCACCAAACTTAAGACATGTAATTGACTTTCCTAAGTATGTTCCCAGTGCCAAATTTTGACCAGTTCTAACTGGGATTATAAAGCCTGGGAATCTAATGTAGAAATATTATATTGCACATTTAGACACTGTACTACCTAATCTATTCAAAGTAGTTCTAAGGGATGGCATGCATAATTAGTGTTTAAAAACAGAGGCTCATTTTTGCCTCCAAATGTGTCTAATTTGAGGAGAATTAACCTAGAAAATGCTTACAGCTTCTTGTGGAAACAAAAGTAAGTTCAGAATATAATTTTAGCTGCCATAACATTAAGCGGATGCACAAGTGATGGAGTAAAGTAAGACATTTTTTTTGACGTTACAGGAAATGTACAAAATGAAACATGTTTCAGAAAAGAGATTTGCAGTCTTAGCCAGCTAATAAAAGTGGAAACTAGGTGTAAGTCAGTTTAACCCTCAAAAAATTTTGTTGCAGGCTGAGCATTATATGTTGCATCCCCATTGCCTGTAGTAGCCAGATATTTTTCAGGAAACCAGACTTGCTTCTTGGCAGGAAAACATCAATGTTGTAGTCAGAGCCTCTGTGACTTAACAAAGTCTTCTCGATGAACGACAAGAAAGCAACAAGACAGAGCTGTAATTTGATCTCATACAAGCTGAGGAATCTTGGATCTTCAAGATACTTTGGGCAATCCTTGCAAACAAATACTAAATGAATCATAATAAGGTTCACGTGCATGAAAAACAATTGTGACCCTTATTCCCTGGAGAATCACATGCTTATTTCAGTCACAACAAGGAGGATAGAACTGGAATAAGAAGAAATATAGAAGATTCCAAAATGAGTATTTAGATGAAAATACCTAAACCTCATTCAAAATAATCCCGTTGCCTCATCCACTGTCTTGAGAAGATGACTGCATGCTTGGCTACTCCTCTGACTATGAGTCAGAAATACTACGAGGAGCCCATTTGGTCACAACATCAATCTTCAGTCCAATATAAATCAGTGTGAGTGTTGATAATTCACAGATTTGGTTCTACATGAGAGGTCATCAGCCAGTTAGATACAGCACCAATACATACAccaactaaataaaaatattaaatagatacagaaaaatacagttataGCTGTGTAGTTTTCTTAATTCCTTATGGAAATGTTGCAATTGTAAAGACTTATAATCGTTAATCTGCTTTACAGTTTGCTCTATGTCTCATATCATGAAAGGTGTGAAGGGCATGATTGTGCCAAgtacaatttaaattaaatgagaaGGAGGATGGTTCTGCTgaatatttcttccctttccaccTGCAGTGTGTATAAGAGTATATATTCTAAACAACTGTTTAGTTTATTTGATCCAACTTAGAAATATCATTGATCTACATTTACTAATTGAAAAAATGTATCAGAAATTGGTCATGATTTAGTTTTCCAAAAGTGAAATTGGTTTTAATCACCTCATGATTAAATGCTCAAAAGCCTACTTTGGAGTAACTTTCTGAAGTGACAGAAACTTGCCACTATAACTACAGCTTGATATTCTTATTGCTCCTGGAATTGGGAGTTCAATTACCTCCAGTTACACATCAAAATCTATactcattttcagaaacatgaGGTATTAAACATAAGAAATAAGAATAGGATCACGTTGTCTAAATAGTTTTCATTTAACTGATACCTTTATGCAAATTATTCTAAACACATTTTGATTTAGGTTCTATTGCATAAAAAGACATCTTATTGCTGAAAAGATCttcattgaaataaattactttgtgctggctttgtttcctgttttttagtttcttattatggttttctgcctctgtattttttcttattttgctggTCTGCAGAATATTTAGAACTCTTGGGTATTAGCCTCTAGAAGATGCtttataatttcttctttatattttagTATCTTGATATTTTTGTCCGTCTATCATTTCTCTTGTACTCTTTTTATACTTCCACACATGGAAGAATTCACATTAAATAGTATTCCTTAAAATAACATTCTTTATGGAACAcatattttagatatttttctctgagaCTTTTTTGGCTCTGTCTTTTAAGTTCTGTGCAACATCTACCAGACAAGAAATGACTGCAGACATTCTTCTCATTATTTATTGTTACCTTGTTCTTTTAATCAAACTactatgatttttcttttgtgtttctaGAATCTCCCTCAATCCAGAAGAAATTCTGAAACAGATGCATTTTTTGCTATGGTAGCCTTTTGTTCATACTATAAATATGGTTGTTCTGTGAACACTGTGacatgtctttttctttcttttacataGAAGGAACTTGCCGAGGAGTTACAGATCTTTTTCTTGAGCTCACTGAATTGTATAGAGACAATGACAGGTTTTTCTATTGGGGGTTGCAGAATCaagttcattttttcttttgtgatcCCAGCATAATTCTGAAACCTTTTCTTAACCAGTTGGAGCTCCTTTTTTGTAGCATTTTGAAGGGCTCCACTTGGCTAGAGATAAAGAGATTCATCCTTCCTTTGTTATAAAGGAACACTATAAAGTTAGATATTAAACTTTGCTAGTTATTAGTTGGCCtaaattccttgtttttcttaaaaaaaataatgacctCAACAAGTATTGCCAAGTTGAAAGTTTGAAAGTGCCATATCTGCCTTTCCACTATGCATAAGGCTGCCTCTAAATAGAACaatctgaaatggaaataaacacaaaaaccaaaatattcctTATGTTTGCATGGATCTGAATATTTGAGTCTGAGAAAATTAACCCAAAATTCTCCTCTTCTAGATGAGCATTATTACTCTGAGCAATTACATAAAGTGCAGGCAGTGATAGGAAACATGATTGTTGCAAGTTTTTTTAGGAATATATATCCTCGTTTTAGGAATATAAATATTGCAAACTGGATAGGAAAACTAAGATTTTAGATGCCTCTGTGCCTCAAGACTGGGTTATAATGATACTCAGACAAGAGCTAAGCACCTGCTcctcaaaccaagacacatcTGCACCTCCACTTGGATGACACTGCATCAGCAGAGTCCCATCGCAAGAGAAGGCAACATTATACAGCAGAATAATTCAAAATCCGAAAGTCCCATATTAAAAGCCAAATGGATCAGTCAATTGCTCTTCTGTTTTCCATCCCTGTAACAGAAAACAGCACTTCTCCATATCCAAAAGAGAAACACCTTGGGTTTTCCTCCTTGGTATTTTTCACTGCATATGAAAACCGACAGTAAGGGCTCTTATGACAGATATTAAATTTCCTTGTAGAAAACAGgaaacttttcaaaattacagtaatAGTAGACACATGCACAtgatttaatacatttttttattcatctgTTGAGAAATTGTCATGGAAAACACTTtaaatctattaaaaatattctaaatgcATATTCTCAAGCAAGTTGTGACTATAACAATAAATACCTcaataataatatatataataataaattacCTCAAAAGGATAATTTGATCCTTCTGGGTGGATAATGTACAGACCACTTGGAGTTTTTGAAACTGAACCAACAGTATCTTTAATATGAGTGCAGTCCAAACCTAGAGACAAAAGGTATTCAAGGAAGTTCTTTagcaaaatatgttttaaaaaatacagattaagCACAGGAATATTACTTTTCTTAGTGACATATGAATTATGTAAAATATCATTTTCTTCTCATGCAAACTTTAAAATCATGCTTTGTCATGAATTTatcttgtaaaataaaattctctaaACACCATTAAGATCCTAAGTATAAATGACACTGTACAGACAAAGTTATTCCTAATCTTAATAGATATGATACATATCTATAGGAAATTAAAGATTATGTATCTGGTCactttacagattttttttttattattttatttataacaccagtactgtgaaaaagaaatattatctgGGAAATGAAGTCTTTTTCccacaaatatttgtatttatactTGTAAAAGCCTTGCCATCATAATGTATACATGAAAAACCATTTACCTCTAAGTGTTAAGCCAGGTACATGTTCAACATACTCAGAGAAGCAGTTTCCACAGCCAGCATGACTGCTTAGAGGtcatatttccttttgtttggaTGGACACTTAAAAGAAGACTAACTGTCCAGTGTGTAAGTGACTTCCAGCCCATTTGAATAAGGATGCTGCCGATGCAGAGCACACTTTATTTCATTGTGAAAGAACGTGCCATTTAGCAGCCTCAGATCACTTACTGATAATCACAGCTGGCATTTTACATAAAAATCAGCGTGCTAAATAGAATGCCTGGAGCTGTCAGTTGCAAATGATTTAAAGCAGTATTTATgagaacatttttaaacagttcGTTAAGTTTCCACAGTTTACATGTTACTAACACAGGATAAATGTCAATGTTACAATTGCTTACCTTTGCCTTAATTAGCTCCTTTTCAAGATACAAAGATAAAAAGGGAAGGTGCCAAGACTGTATCTGAAAAGTACTTACCATGAGATTGAACTGCTTTATAAGGAAGTGGATCCAGATGTTTTCTCAAAATTACTGTGTTCAAAAGAACAAGTTTGTTCATGAGTTCATTTACCTGCCAAttcaaataaaagatttttaattagATTGCAGTGAGGAATTTTGCAttctaaagatttttttttgactCCTAGTAAACATAATCTGAAGTTCATTTTTGTGATGTGTAGTAATTTGTACCAATGTGAAAGAATAGTCCTCCACTGTCCCTACTGCCATGTATGACACTAAGTTGTGAAACAGGGGGTGCTTATATCTCCTCATAGAAATGGGACTCACACCCTACCAGAGGTACAAGGACTGGTGATAGACACTCTAATCCTACTGGTTTAATCACTACTTAATGGTTTAATGAGCCCTATTTCTCCTCAGAAAGACAACACCTGCAGTGAGAAATAACAAGTACAAGTctttataataaagaaaaaaagtaccTGATTAGAAAGGTAATCCAAAGAAGACTGTTGATCATCCATCATGTCTCTTACCAGTTTTTTTGTACTTCTGGCATATTCAGCAAGAGAATTCTGCaaatttccttcaaaagaaatacGTTCATCTACTTGTTTTTAATAACTCTAGAAATATTCTTGACTGAATGACAACATACTGATTTATGATATCTAAGTGAATACCGAAGATGTTTTACCTTACGGCACctaaaagtgaaatgaaaataatacagAGACCACAGATTAAAGCCAAAGGTGCTAAAAACTTCAGACTTTCTGATTGCAGTAAAGACACCTTAAGAAGTGATGGCTCTTCTCATGTTTTGAAGAAGTTAATCTTATCCTTGGGCAAAGTGGACAACCACTTAAGGGATATCACAGTGATATAAATTCATATGATAAAAGACAGATATATATGGTTTCTTGTCACCTTACATTTTCTCATTCACTGTACTACTCCTGGTTTTTGCCCTGATGCTCAAAAATCATGAACATCGTCATCATCATAATgacatataattaaaaatatatattttaaaatcatatgtGAAAACCAAGAATTTACACAATTATTTTCTGAGGCTGATTGCATAATTTTCTGTGTAGTTTATCAAGGTAGTGAATAGAGAATGTCCTGTGTAAGCCTTTATAAAAGGTAAGCTGAAGTACACATTTACTCCCATGTAACTgactaactaactaactaatTAACCACCTCCCACTTTACACCCCCACACCCAGCTATGATGTTTAAATGAGG
This Corvus moneduloides isolate bCorMon1 chromosome 2, bCorMon1.pri, whole genome shotgun sequence DNA region includes the following protein-coding sequences:
- the ANGPTL5 gene encoding angiopoietin-related protein 5 isoform X1 is translated as MNRHFRVTSLICLNIFLFSLGETVINNGKPCSPKDTRNVGAVEEPLQAEEKNKSADISKQKEQCLVPCDAQAKILRGDKHYMCNERISFEGNLQNSLAEYARSTKKLVRDMMDDQQSSLDYLSNQVNELMNKLVLLNTVILRKHLDPLPYKAVQSHGLDCTHIKDTVGSVSKTPSGLYIIHPEGSNYPFEVLCDMDFRGGGWTVVQKRTDGIVQFQRTWSEYLDGFGDLNGEFWLGLRKIFDIVNQKATHFSLYVDLESENDKHAYASYDGFWIEDETCAFKLHLGHYSGNAGDAFRGYRKEDNQNSMPFSTSDVDNDGCRPVCTIKGQPVKSCSNFSDNTGWWFNKCGLANLNGVHRYTGRFLATGIHWDTWTMNKKPVKIKSVSMKIRRTNFPYFH
- the ANGPTL5 gene encoding angiopoietin-related protein 5 isoform X2, which translates into the protein MNRHFRVTSLICLNIFLFSLGETVINNGKPCSPKDTRNVGAVEEPLQAEEKNKSADISKQKEQCLVPCDAQAKILRGDKHYMCRNLQNSLAEYARSTKKLVRDMMDDQQSSLDYLSNQVNELMNKLVLLNTVILRKHLDPLPYKAVQSHGLDCTHIKDTVGSVSKTPSGLYIIHPEGSNYPFEVLCDMDFRGGGWTVVQKRTDGIVQFQRTWSEYLDGFGDLNGEFWLGLRKIFDIVNQKATHFSLYVDLESENDKHAYASYDGFWIEDETCAFKLHLGHYSGNAGDAFRGYRKEDNQNSMPFSTSDVDNDGCRPVCTIKGQPVKSCSNFSDNTGWWFNKCGLANLNGVHRYTGRFLATGIHWDTWTMNKKPVKIKSVSMKIRRTNFPYFH